The genomic segment AGGACGTCGCGACGGGTGAAAACGAAACCTACACCATCCTGGGGGCCTGGGACGGCGATCTGGATCACAACATCGTCTCCTACCTGTCTGACATCGCTAAGGTGCTGATCGGCATGGCTCCAGGTGATGAAGCAGACATCCCGACTGAAGAAGGCACCGGGCGTAAGATCAAAGTCCTCGCCATTCGTGCGTTCAATCCTGCAGCCTAAGCTCTGCGAGATCTGACCGAGATTCATGAGAGAGGCGATGCGAAAGCATCGCCTCTTTTGCGTCAGGCGTATGTTGATCATCATGGATGACTCGCCGCCAGATTCACCGCCTCTCCGTCACCGCATTGAAGAAGCTTATTTGCACGAGCTGCGCTCAGAGGGCCGTGCCCCACTTTCCGTCTTTCGGTTTTGCCAAAATCTGGGCATCACGGAGCGAGAGTTTTTTTCTGAATACCCTTCGCTAGAGGCTGTGGAGCGGCACTGGTGGAAAGGCATGCTGGAACATGTGATTCATTCAGTGGAGAGCGGACCAGAGTGGTCTGGATTCACGGCTCGCCAGCGCACGCTGGCTTTTCTTTTCGCTTTTTTAGAAGCCTCTTTGGATCATCGCAGCCTCTTCCTTTTGCGTCATGGATTGAGCTCACCAGTGAAACCCGTGCCGGAATGGTCGGCTCTGGAAGATCGTTTTGATGTCTTTGCGCATTCACTCCTGCAGCATGGGAAAGTCCAGGGGGAGATCGTAAATCGCGGTCCTCTGACGGCGGCGTATCCAAAGGCTTTGCGGCTACTGCTGCGCAGTGTGGTAGCGTTTCACCTCAAAGATGACAGCCCGAAGTTTGAGCGGACGGATGCATTTGTGGAAAAATCTGTAGCGGTCTTGTTTGATCTTATTGGTCGCCAGGCCCTGGACTCTGGTTTTGACCTCATGCGTTTTCTTTTGCCGGGGGCGATGAATCGCGCCTGATATGGCTGCTCCCCCTACCCAGGACAGCATCCGTAGTACGCCCCTCACCCGCATGGCGGATCTGGCAGGAACGGGGGCGCGCGTGGGGATGAATTATCTCAAGTATTACGGTCAGCGCGCGGTGACTCCGCAGACCGCTCAACTTGCTTTGAGAGATGAACTGGACGCAGAGAATGCGAAGGCCGTTTATGACTCGTTTAGCCGCCTCAAAGGCGGTCCGCTGAAGCTGGCGCAGATGCTCAGCATTGACCAAAATCTGCTGCCGCCTGCCTATGCCAGCCAGTTTGCCCAGGCCCAGTATTCGGCTCCGCCGTTATCATGGCCCCTCGTTCGAAGGACCCTGGAGCGCGAATTCGGCCAACCTGTGGAGGCGCTGTATGATACCTTTTCCCGTGAGGCTGCCCATGGAGCTTCCATCGGTCAGGTTCATGTGGCCACGCGGGCTGGGAAAAAATTGGCGGTGAAGGTGCAGTATCCGGGCGTGGCAGAGTCCATGCGCAGTGACTTGCGCGTGGTGAAACCGGTCGCGCTCCAGATGTTTGGGCTGCGGGAGGAAGACATCGCCCACTATTTCACGGAGGTGGAGGCAAGACTGCTGGAAGAAACCGATTACGTCACGGAGTTGCGTCGTTCCCAGGAAATTGCCGTAGCCTGTGCCCCTCTGGAACGGGTGAGATTCCCTGCTTTTTACCCAGATCGCTGTTCCAGTCGGGTATTGACGATGGATTGGATCGATGGGCTGACCCTGGATCGTTTTGCTGCGAGCGATGCGACCCAAGAAAGTCGGAACCAAATCGGTCAGGCCTTGTGGGATTTTTATCAGCATCAGATCCATGTCCTGCACGTCTTCCATGCCGACCCGCATCCCGGGAACTTTCTGGTATCAGATGGCTTTTTGTACGTGCTGGATTTCGGCTGCACCCGCGCCATCACGCCCGAGTTTCATGCCCAGCAATTTGCCTTTTTGAACCCTGATTTGCTAGAGTCTGAAGCCAAGCTGGAGCAATCCTTGCGGGATATGGATGTGCTGCTGCCGGGAGATGGGGCTGCACAGCGAAAGAAGATCATGGATCTAGCGCGTGAATCTATCGAGGTGCTGACTCGACCCTTCCGAGCAGGTCGTTTTGACTTTGCCGATCCCTCCTTCATGCAAACGCTGTATGCCATGGGCGAGGCGAATCGTCAGGATCGAGAACTGCGGTCCCTGCGCGGGGCGCGTGGGCGGGCGGAGTCCGTGTATGTGAACCGGGCGTTTTTTGGCCTGTTTAGCCTGCTGCATCGGTTAGGGGCAGTGGTAAATACCCAGTAGCTTTCACTTCAATTTTTCCAAAGCTTCTTCCGCTAGCTTGCGGGCTTTGGGTTGATTGAACTTCGGGTTACTGGCGGCGGTAAAGTCGGCCCGCGCTTTTTCGTCATCTCCTACTGCCGCATGGGCGCGACCTCGGTTGTAGAGAATGTAGGCATCTGTGGGATCCAGAGCCAGGGCGGTATCGAAAGCAGCGATGGCTTCGGTTTCTTGGTCGAGGAGGAGCAGGGCATCGCCATGGCGATTGTGGGCCTTGGCTTGGAAGGCTTGATAGCTTTCGTGGGTGGCTGGCAGGCAGTGTGGCAGAGCCCGCAGCACTTGTAGGCAGGTGGTTGCTGCGGCTTCGACTTTCGGGTCTCCCGTGGTGGCGTCCTTGAGATTTTCTTTGGCCTGTTCCAGAAGTAGGCCCAGAGGTTCGGCTGCATAAGCTCCGGGGCCTTGGGCTTTAGCCACAGAAAGGAGGGAGTCGGCACATTCTTCAGCCATGCCAGCCTTGGCCAGATTGAGGATCTGAGTTTGGCTGGGAATGGCGGGAGTTGCGGCTGACATCACTGCAGCGGGGGAGGCCGAGGGGCCAGCGATGTAAATATCATCGCCGACCAAGCGAGAGTATTCCGCTGGAATTTGTCCGCCCTGAGAGCGCTCAAGAACGCCTGCACGTGTGCGTTTAAAGACTTGCTCAATGGTTAGGCCGGGTGTGCTCAGGTGCTTTAGCCACTCCTCGGTGTAAAGACCATTGGCTCCGTCACCATCCAGGGCTGTTTGTCCAGCATCCGTGGCAAAGGCGATGAGCGAACCTGCTGGAGGTTTCATTTCATTCAGCCCTCCCGGAGCTGTGGCATCTCGGGTGCGCCCGGTGCGGCTGAGGGCCGTGGTGCGGCAGGCATCTAGGATGACGAGATTGCACTGTGCCCCCGCGGTGCTCATGTCAGCCACGGCCTGCTCCACATTGAATAGGCGGGTTTCTGCCAGAAGACGCAGGCTGATGTCATCGGCTCCTTCTGGGTTGTAGCCGGACTTCAAAGGGATGAGGTAATTGGACCCTGCTACGGCGATGCCATGTCCTGCAAAGTAAAACAGGGCCACTTCTGCTCCAGCCAAAGTGCCGCGAAATTCCAGCACCGCTTTGAGCAATTGGTCACGAGTGACATTGTGCTTTTCGATGACTGCAAAGCCGAGGTCTCGAAGGGTTTTTGCCACGGCCTTCGCGTCGTTCGTGGTGTTGCGTAAGGGGCCGACGAGCGGTTCATAACGAGCGTTGCCGATGACCAGAGCCGTGCGGATTTTAGCTTCAGTCGCCGCTTGCAGAGGCAGGGATAATAGGCACAGGCCCAAAAAAAGGTGAATCCAGAGGTTCATACGCAGGGGGCGTGGCATGGCTGCCATTGCAAGCCAGAGACGAGCACAGTATGAAACAGCCTCGCACGGCGGCAAGCCTCAACGTTTTTCTATTCCATGCATCCCTCGATTGCTCTGCTTTCCATGATGGTTTTGAGCCTGGCTTCCTGCCAGACAGCGGTCCCCAAATCTGTGGCGCCAGAGCTGGTGCCGGGTGCTGCGGATGCCCCATCTCAGATCACGCCCACTGAATCGCTGGCACTTGCGGAGCGTTACACGACTCATCCGTGGCGGCCTTTTGCCCGAAATATTTTGCATGGGGAAGATGGTGCGGGAGTGCTTGTCCACACCCCGGATGCCAGTCTGAACGATCCCCCAGAGCGACCAGGTTGGTGGCTACCTGGGGAGGTGAATCGTGGCATTCCCTATAAGTGGGGTGGCTTTGATGATCCGGTAAGCTTTGACCGCTCCATCGCGCAGGGGGCCGCAGGTGGAGATGTCTCTTCTCCAGCGAAACGCCGAGCTGACAATGCAGCGGTCAGCGCAGCGGCGGCGGGCGTAGATTGCTCCGGGTTCGTCTCCCGCTGTCTGAAACTACCGACTGTGCATGACACCTCACAGCTTCCTTCCGTATGTTACCCTTTGGAGGCAGGAAACCTACGCCCTGGAGATCTGCTGAACATTCCCCGAAAACACGTTGTGCTTTGTGCTGGCTGGGCGCGGCCAGATAAAAGTTGGATCTACTATTATGAAACCGGCGGTGGTCCAGAATATTGGAAACCCGGGTTGAAGGAGGCCCCTCTAGCGGCCATGCTGGCCCTAGGATACCAACCTCTGCGCTATCGTGGCATGGCCTATGAGCCGACGACTTCAGGCAAAGAGGTGCTGACGCGTTCTATCCGCACCCGTGCGGCCACGGTGGCCGAACCGACGGTAGGGGAACCCTGAAATGGAGCGCAGGCTTGCGAGAAGCGGGCGAGCTCGGCATGGTGGGCGGCATCTATGACTTCTGCCATTATCGTTGCCGCGGGTAGTAGCCGCCGGATGGGATTTAACAAATTACTGGCCCCCTTAGCGGGTGTGCCTGTATTGCATCGTACGTTAGGCCAGTTTCAGGCTTGTGTGGAAGTGGGGGAGATTCTCGTTGTCGCGGGAGATGAGGTGCGTGCTGTGGTGGAAGCTTGGCGCGCGGAGTTTCCCAAATTGAAGGCCATTTTACCAGGGGGCGCTGAGCGTCATCTTTCCGTTTGGGCTGGGTTGCAGGCCTGCACGGCGGAGAGCGATGTGGTGGCGGTGCATGATGGAGCGCGGCCTTTGATTCATCCAGAGCAAATCACGCGCTGCATCGAGGCGGCACGTCGTCTGGCCGCTGTGGCCTGCGCAAGACCCATGACGGAGACGATCAAACGTGTGGATGCGGAGGGCCACATCACGGGATCCCTAGACCGCACGGGAGTGTGGGTGATGGAGACACCGCAGGTTTTCCAGCGGGATGTGCTGGTGCGGGCCTATGAAGCGGTGATTCGCGATTCTGCTTTGGTGACGGATGAAGTCTCCGCGGTTCAGCATGTGGGCGAGGTGGTCTCTGTGGTGGAAAACACCTCGCCCAATCCCAAGATTACCTTCCCGGCAGATTTGACTCTGGCGGAAAAGTTTCTCTAGGGAGCCGGTTAGATCTCTGTGCCGGGGCGATACTGGCGTTTCACCAGGGCATTGGCGGCCTCGCTATTGGTGATTTTGAGGGCGGGTGCATCCCATTTGAGATCTTCATTGGGGAATGCACTGGCGAGGCATCCCAGCAGGACGGCTTCCGTGAGCGGGCCTGCGTAGTCGAAGTTGGCGGTGGGTTTCTGGTTACCCCCTTTGAGGCAGCAGTCAATGAAGTCGGCCCAGTGGTCGCGAGGCTCCAGTTTAGGGTATTTAAAGCCGGTGAATTTATCTCGCGGGTAGAGCAGGGGAGTGCTGGTGTGGGGAGAAAGGAGGACACCCTCAGTGCCGATGTAAATGCTACCCTGGCCTGGGAATTTGGCGGGATCAGCTAGCGCCATGACCTCGGCTGGAGGCCGGGCATTGCCATCATACCAGGTGACCTTGACGGTATCGGCAGCGGTATGCGCAGTGCCTTTGAAGGTGTATTCCACCACGGCATCAATGGCCCAGTTGGTGGCATTCAGCGGAGCAGGGCCTTTGGATTTTA from the Prosthecobacter dejongeii genome contains:
- a CDS encoding ABC1 kinase family protein; this translates as MAAPPTQDSIRSTPLTRMADLAGTGARVGMNYLKYYGQRAVTPQTAQLALRDELDAENAKAVYDSFSRLKGGPLKLAQMLSIDQNLLPPAYASQFAQAQYSAPPLSWPLVRRTLEREFGQPVEALYDTFSREAAHGASIGQVHVATRAGKKLAVKVQYPGVAESMRSDLRVVKPVALQMFGLREEDIAHYFTEVEARLLEETDYVTELRRSQEIAVACAPLERVRFPAFYPDRCSSRVLTMDWIDGLTLDRFAASDATQESRNQIGQALWDFYQHQIHVLHVFHADPHPGNFLVSDGFLYVLDFGCTRAITPEFHAQQFAFLNPDLLESEAKLEQSLRDMDVLLPGDGAAQRKKIMDLARESIEVLTRPFRAGRFDFADPSFMQTLYAMGEANRQDRELRSLRGARGRAESVYVNRAFFGLFSLLHRLGAVVNTQ
- a CDS encoding caspase family protein, whose product is MPRPLRMNLWIHLFLGLCLLSLPLQAATEAKIRTALVIGNARYEPLVGPLRNTTNDAKAVAKTLRDLGFAVIEKHNVTRDQLLKAVLEFRGTLAGAEVALFYFAGHGIAVAGSNYLIPLKSGYNPEGADDISLRLLAETRLFNVEQAVADMSTAGAQCNLVILDACRTTALSRTGRTRDATAPGGLNEMKPPAGSLIAFATDAGQTALDGDGANGLYTEEWLKHLSTPGLTIEQVFKRTRAGVLERSQGGQIPAEYSRLVGDDIYIAGPSASPAAVMSAATPAIPSQTQILNLAKAGMAEECADSLLSVAKAQGPGAYAAEPLGLLLEQAKENLKDATTGDPKVEAAATTCLQVLRALPHCLPATHESYQAFQAKAHNRHGDALLLLDQETEAIAAFDTALALDPTDAYILYNRGRAHAAVGDDEKARADFTAASNPKFNQPKARKLAEEALEKLK
- a CDS encoding NlpC/P60 family protein; its protein translation is MHPSIALLSMMVLSLASCQTAVPKSVAPELVPGAADAPSQITPTESLALAERYTTHPWRPFARNILHGEDGAGVLVHTPDASLNDPPERPGWWLPGEVNRGIPYKWGGFDDPVSFDRSIAQGAAGGDVSSPAKRRADNAAVSAAAAGVDCSGFVSRCLKLPTVHDTSQLPSVCYPLEAGNLRPGDLLNIPRKHVVLCAGWARPDKSWIYYYETGGGPEYWKPGLKEAPLAAMLALGYQPLRYRGMAYEPTTSGKEVLTRSIRTRAATVAEPTVGEP
- the ispD gene encoding 2-C-methyl-D-erythritol 4-phosphate cytidylyltransferase, with the protein product MTSAIIVAAGSSRRMGFNKLLAPLAGVPVLHRTLGQFQACVEVGEILVVAGDEVRAVVEAWRAEFPKLKAILPGGAERHLSVWAGLQACTAESDVVAVHDGARPLIHPEQITRCIEAARRLAAVACARPMTETIKRVDAEGHITGSLDRTGVWVMETPQVFQRDVLVRAYEAVIRDSALVTDEVSAVQHVGEVVSVVENTSPNPKITFPADLTLAEKFL